The nucleotide sequence CTAAATTCACGGCTACACCAGCGTGATCGGAGACCACCGGCGTTTCTTTTCCATTAAATCGAACATAAGAACTTTTTACGTTGAGCGGTTTGCTGCATAAAATGTAATCAATTCTTCGTCCGTCGTTTTTACCGTTTTGATTCCAGCCGGCGATTGCGCCTTTGATGGTTATTCCATCATCTTTTTCTTTAGCCAATTCATACGTATCGTAAAAGCCGTTTGATTTTACATAATCAAACCCTTCGTCTCTCACGTTAGCATCATTGTTTAAATCGCCCATTAAAAAGGATAATCCGCTTTCTGGCATATGCTTAAAAAATGCGTCAATTTGTTCTTTAAATGGTGCTATTTCATCGTCCCACCAGCCAAAGTGGCCAGAGAAGAAGTTAAGTTCTTTTCCATGATAAGAAACCACTGCTGAAATGATTTTTCTTGTTTTCCAGTTGTTCATGTCCTGAAGTTCTGTAACAAAAAAACTTTCGTTTGACTTAATTGGATGACGGCTTAAAATGGCTAAACCTTCTTCAAACGTTTCAAAACCATAGTGAGCCATATCCCAAACGAAATCATAATCATTAACGCCAAGTTCCTGTAACAGCTGAATTAACACCAATGCATAATTGTTTTGTTTAATGTTGCCATTCACAACAGGAGCGTCAATCGACTGCATGACCTCTTGAAGTGCGATAACATCATAACGCTCACTCGCGATATCGCGAGCAAGCATCTCTAATTTTTCCATCTGGTTCTCTTCCTGCCAAGCATGAACGTTTAACGTTAATAGCTTCATGAATTACATCCCCAAACGATCTTGAATATCAGATTTTAATACGTCAGCTTTTGGTCCGTAAATCGCTTGAACACCTTTATCTTTAATGATCAGACCAAGTGCACCGTTTTCTTTCCACTCTTTTTCTGTACCAACGCCAGTTGTGTCTTTAACCGTTACACGAAGGCGAGTCATACATGCGTCAACGTCTTCAATGTTGTCAGCTCCACCTAAAAGCGTGATGATCGCTGAAGCTTGAGAGTTGTCTGAGC is from Fictibacillus sp. b24 and encodes:
- a CDS encoding endonuclease/exonuclease/phosphatase family protein, producing the protein MKLLTLNVHAWQEENQMEKLEMLARDIASERYDVIALQEVMQSIDAPVVNGNIKQNNYALVLIQLLQELGVNDYDFVWDMAHYGFETFEEGLAILSRHPIKSNESFFVTELQDMNNWKTRKIISAVVSYHGKELNFFSGHFGWWDDEIAPFKEQIDAFFKHMPESGLSFLMGDLNNDANVRDEGFDYVKSNGFYDTYELAKEKDDGITIKGAIAGWNQNGKNDGRRIDYILCSKPLNVKSSYVRFNGKETPVVSDHAGVAVNLELEN